The following coding sequences lie in one Mercenaria mercenaria strain notata chromosome 5, MADL_Memer_1, whole genome shotgun sequence genomic window:
- the LOC123556577 gene encoding uncharacterized protein LOC123556577, with amino-acid sequence MAKTPAGASAVFRAAFIILTLALIFLIVGFVTPNWTEVTLGDLLISRTGLWKTCMEVVGAGENCGVSIYDGEGWYVAVQTFEALGLACFILVLIMSVVLLVAVSNQRLARVNIYTSVFAGIFIIAGTATHTYKTELKYIGYSCWMSWLSAVALVVAIILLECARKKSYRRQMSLTHADVISAESQGYHSFPMQELSPKSKRANQPLVVHNSDHHNQAHAGSPKLSEKSAVS; translated from the exons ATGGCGAAAACACCTGCCGGTGCATCTGCCGTCTTTAGGGCAGCGTTTATAATTTTAACTTTGGCACTGATCTTTCTTATTGTTGGATTTGTTACCCCAAACTGGACTGAAGTCACACTCGGAGACCTTTTGATATCTAGGACAGGATTATGGAAAACTTGCATGGAAGTTGTTGGAGCAGGAGAAAATTGTGGAGTGAGCATTTACGACGGAGAAG GTTGGTATGTAGCTGTACAAACATTTGAAGCCTTGGGTCTGGCATGTTTTATACTCGTTCTGATAATGTCTGTTGTGCTGTTGGTGGCGGTATCTAACCAACGACTGGCTAGGGTTAATATCTACACTAGTGTGTTTGCAG GAATATTTATAATTGCTGGTACTGCAACGCACACTTATAAAACTGAGTTGAAATACATTGGATATTCCTGTTGGATGTCTTGGCTTTCCGCAGTAGCTCTAGTTGTTGCAATCATTCTTCTTGAGTGTGCGCGTAAAAAGTCATACAGGAGACAGATGTCCCTCACACATGCGGACGTTATTTCCGCGGAGAGTCAAGGTTACCATAGTTTCCCGATGCAAGAGTTGTCTCCTAAAAGTAAACGTGCGAATCAGCCGCTAGTTGTACATAATTCAGACCATCACAACCAGGCTCATGCAGGGAGCCCAAAGTTATCTGAAAAGTCTGCAGTTAGTTAA